A genomic region of Candidozyma auris chromosome 5, complete sequence contains the following coding sequences:
- the ACF2 gene encoding Acf2p: MVVDLFQNPLSTSEPPAHFKRKPHSQPPVNSAANGPLQTNNTFNNLLLDDQTFPIWPLPYSMWVCKDGDADWGMALNHTDSSQYVFGPDPNQDPAQFFFNPPKIKSFAFTAPGFGNNLKVTTVKSGKLSALVQLENGQGRISMPLAYGMGFVTGIYENLVPVLTSQVGFMEFKKVGIVNQNRTAKYSVKLFDQKTWSIYLSGDPNIDLRLADNNHIVASGSSKLCVVQVCKGDSPAYDDACGMYPISVKLSGSVDAERKSGKYSFKYDTHGSSNSGSSLVWCLPHHQVMLSPDIKKRDSGMQLDSPTNGPMRGYVTNELEMTVQNLPTDIGFEPWTSVDGFSFDANNFTPEIKQLIGQVASQEIEQDVAGQCDLDSMYFGGKQLDKYAYLALVTHFVLQDQELTNKILPKIKAAIEKYASNCQQHPLCYDESWKGVISDTPPDQDFGNSNYNDHHFHYGYHIHAIAIVARIDPGWLSANNNLVHDYAMTLVRDYGNPSDNDPFFPQFRNFDWFHGHSFAHGIFPSGDGKNEESSSEDYHSVYALKLFGNVIGNQELEMAAALMLGIMKTSLNMYMMYTSDNELLPKRFTANKVSGILFENKIDFATFFGRGTVGDEYVHGIHMIPITPMSSYIRGSRYVKEEWDAKLAGIVDKIPDGWQGILKLNAGLFDPRYSWKWFSRNDWQDNLIDPGMTRSWALAYLAGIGGAK, encoded by the coding sequence ATGGTTGTTGACCTTTTCCAAAACCCCCTCTCCACAAGTGAGCCTCCGGCACACTTCAAGAGAAAACCCCACTCGCAACCTCCAGTCAATTCCGCTGCCAATGGCCCTCTCCAAACAAacaacaccttcaacaacctcTTGTTAGACGACCAGACCTTTCCCATTTGGCCCCTTCCGTACTCTATGTGGGTGTGCAAGGATGGCGATGCAGATTGGGGAATGGCTTTGAACCATACAGACTCGTCACAGTATGTGTTTGGGCCGGACCCAAACCAGGACCCGgctcaattcttctttaatCCGCCAAAGATCAAGTCGTTTGCTTTCACTGCTCCTGGTTTTGGtaacaacttgaaggtgaCCACCGTGAAAAGCGGAAAACTCTCTGCGTTGGTGCAATTGGAGAATGGCCAGGGCCGTATTTCGATGCCATTGGCCTACGGAATGGGCTTTGTCACTGGCATCTACGAGAACTTGGTGCCGGTGCTTACTTCCCAGGTAGGCTTTATGGAATTCAAAAAAGTGGGCATTGTCAACCAGAACAGAACTGCCAAATACTCAGTCAAGTTGTTTGACCAGAAGACGTGGCTGATTTACCTCAGTGGAGACCCAAACATAGACTTGCGTTTGGCTGACAACAACCACATCGTGGCTAGTGGGTCTTCCAAGCTTTGTGTGGTGCAAGTGTGCAAAGGAGACTCTCCAGCGTATGATGATGCTTGCGGAATGTACCCTATTAGTGTGAAGCTCTCTGGATCAGTTGATGCAGAGAGAAAGTCGGGCAAGTACTCGTTTAAGTACGACACTCATGGCTCAAGCAACTCAGGCTCAAGCTTAGTTTGGTGccttcctcatcatcaagtaaTGCTCTCTCCAgatatcaagaaaagagataGTGGCATGCAGCTTGATTCTCCTACAAATGGACCCATGAGAGGCTACGTCACAAATGAGCTAGAAATGACCGTTCAGAACTTGCCCACAGATATTGGGTTCGAGCCATGGACTTCTGTCGAtggcttttcttttgatgctAACAATTTCACTCCTGAAATCAAGCAGCTCATTGGTCAGGTAGCCAGCCAGGAGATCGAGCAGGATGTGGCTGGCCAATGTGATCTCGATTCTATGTACTTTGGCGGAAAGCAGTTGGACAAATACGCCTACTTGGCACTTGTGACGCATTTCGTCCTTCAGGACCAAGAGCTTACAAATAAAATTTTGCCGAAGATCAAGGCTGCTATCGAAAAGTACGCTTCTAACTGCCAGCAGCATCCATTGTGCTACGACGAAAGCTGGAAAGGTGTCATTTCTGATACTCCACCCGATCAGGATTTCGGTAACTCAAACTACAACGATCATCACTTCCACTACGGCTATCATATTCACGCCATTGCAATTGTGGCTCGTATTGATCCGGGTTGGTTGTCAGCGAACAACAATCTAGTTCACGACTATGCCATGACGCTTGTAAGAGACTATGGTAATCCGTCAGACAATGATCCCTTCTTTCCGCAATTTCGTAACTTTGACTGGTTTCATGGCCATTCCTTTGCGCACGGCATCTTTCCTAGTGGTGATGgaaagaatgaagaatCTTCCTCGGAAGACTATCACTCAGTTTATGCCCTCAAgctttttggcaatgtcATTGGGAATCAGGAGTTGGAAATGGCTGCCGCTTTAATGCTTGGTATCATGAAAACCTCTTTGAACATGTATATGATGTATACATCAGACAATGAGCTCTTACCCAAGCGTTTCACTGCAAACAAAGTGTCAggcattctttttgaaaacaaaattgACTTTGCCACCTTCTTCGGCAGAGGCACTGTTGGCGACGAATACGTGCATGGCATCCACATGATTCCCATCACGCCGATGTCCTCATACATCAGAGGACTGAGGTATGTCAAGGAGGAGTGGGATGCCAAGTTGGCTGGAATTGTTGACAAAATTCCCGACGGTTGGCAAGGGATTTTGAAACTCAACGCTGGTCTCTTCGATCCCAGGTACTCGTGGAAATGGTTTTCTAGAAATGACTGGCAGGACAATCTTATTGATCCAGGAATGACTAGATCGTGGGCGCTAGCCTACTTGGCAGGAATTGGGGGTGCaaagtga
- the PGA14 gene encoding Pga14p translates to MKLSSVVVAAAVSATALAAKDEPVTVTTTFYGSTDTHRYGRFDKTTPASTPSSSGTHKYGKFDKTKPESTSSETGTHKYGKFDKTKNPVTTTVFVTGPSGVNFAVANGTNGSAGGKNGTSGGKNGSNGSSSSTDNGAAAVGSGAMMGFAGAVAAGLLLI, encoded by the coding sequence ATGAAGTTGTCCTCTGTAGTCGTTGCTGCTGCCGTTTCTGCTACCGCATTGGCTGCTAAAGACGAGCCCGTCACCgtcaccaccaccttctACGGCTCCACCGATACCCACAGATATGGCCGTTTCGACAAAACCACCCCAGCTTCCACCCCATCAAGCTCCGGTACCCACAAGTACGGTAAGTTCGACAAGACCAAGCCTGAGTCCACCTCGTCGGAGACTGGAACTCACAAGTACGGTAAGTTCGACAAGACCAAGAACCCTGTCACCACTACTGTGTTCGTCACTGGTCCTAGCGGTGTGAACTTCGCTGTGGCCAACGGCACCAACGGTAGTGCCGGTGGCAAGAACGGCACTTCTGGAGGCAAGAACGGTTCCAACGGCTCCTCGTCGTCTACTGACAacggtgctgctgctgtgggCTCAGGCGCCATGATGGGCTTTGCCGGAGCTGTTGCTGCCGGTCTCTTGTTGATTTAA
- a CDS encoding karyopherin alpha: MEDSTSKFIPEYRRTNFKNKSRFQSDELRRRRETHQVDLRKQKREDVLAKRRNYVDMGSMANDSEEEDDVENLAPGIREDSFLGKLQSELPKMMEMIHSDSFENQLNATIRFRQILSREHNPPIDLVIQSGVIPTLVDFMKEGQPDMLQLEAAWALTNIASGTSDQTRVVVESGAVPCFVQLLYSQSLEVKEQAIWALGNVAGDSTTYRDYVLESGAMEPVLSLFNTTKMSLIRTATWTLSNLCRGKNPQPEWSVVQQAIPTLAKLIYSVDAETLVDACWAVSYLSDGPSEAIQAVIDARIPQRLVDLLDHESTLVQTPALRAIGNIVTGNDMQTQAMINVGVLQHLAPLLNSPKETLRKEACWTISNITAGNAEQIQAVIDSNLIPPIVRLLAQGDYKTKKEACWAISNASSGGLTNPEQIKYLVEQGCIKPLCDLLAVADSKIIEVTLDSLMNILKVGELEKEKNQGTTNEYAIHIEEAGGMEKIFNCQANSNVHIYNKAYTIIEKYFGEEDDDGNFENGLQPEAYGDTFGFGVQNNQNFQF, from the coding sequence ATGGAGGATTCCACCAGCAAGTTCATCCCAGAATATCGTCGTAcaaacttcaaaaacaagtCGCGTTTTCAAAGCGATGAGTTGAGACGGCGTAGAGAGACCCACCAGGTGGACTtgagaaaacaaaagagagaagacgTCTTGGcgaagagaagaaactaCGTTGATATGGGCAGCATGGCCAACGATTccgaggaggaggacgatGTAGAGAACCTTGCGCCTGGCATTAGAGAGGATTCCTTCCTTGGCAAATTGCAACTGGAGCTTCCCAAAATGATGGAGATGATCCACCTGGATCTGTTTGAGAACCAGTTGAACGCTACGATTCGTTTCCGCCAGATCTTGCTGCGTGAGCACAACCCACCCATCGACCTCGTTATCCAGCTGGGCGTGATACCTACCCTTGTGGATTTCATGAAGGAGGGCCAGCCCGACATGTTGCAGTTGGAGGCGGCATGGGCCCTTACCAATATCGCTTCAGGAACTAGTGACCAGACACGCGTTGTTGTGGAGCTGGGCGCGGTGCCCTGCTTCGTGCAATTGTTGTACTCTCAGTCGTTGGAAGTCAAGGAACAGGCTATCTGGGCATTGGGTAACGTGGCTGGTGACTCTACTACTTACAGAGACTACGTGTTGGAGAGCGGAGCCATGGAGCCTGTCTTGAGCCTTTTCAATACGACCAAGATGTCGTTGATCCGTACAGCCACATGGACGTTATCCAATTTATGCAGAGGTAAAAACCCTCAACCGGAATGGTCAGTGGTGCAGCAGGCCATTCCTactttggcaaagttgaTCTACTCTGTCGATGCTGAGACTTTGGTCGATGCGTGCTGGGCGGTTTCTTACTTGAGTGATGGTCCATCTGAGGCTATCCAGGCGGTCATTGATGCTCGTATTCCTCAAAGGTTGGTGGATTTGTTGGACCACGAGTCCACCTTGGTGCAAACGCCTGCCTTAAGAGCGATTGGTAATATCGTTACTGGTAATGACATGCAAACCCAGGCAATGATCAATGTGGGTGTGTTGCAGCACTTGGCCCCATTGTTAAACTCGCCAAAGGAAACATTGCGTAAGGAAGCTTGTTGGACCATTTCGAATATCACTGCGGGTAATGCCGAGCAGATCCAGGCAGTCATTGACCTGAACTTGATCCCACCTATAGTGCGCTTGTTGGCTCAAGGTGACTACAAaaccaagaaggaggcttGCTGGGCAATTTCCaatgcttcttctggtggCTTAACCAACCCAGAGCAGATAAAGTATCTAGTTGAACAGGGGTGCATCAAGCCGTTGTGCGACTTGTTGGCAGTGGCCGACTCCAAGATAATCGAGGTCACGTTGgactccttgatgaacatcttgaaggtgggtgagttggagaaggaaaagaatcAAGGCACGACCAACGAATACGCTATTCACATCGAGGAAGCCGGTGGCATGgaaaagatcttcaactgTCAGGCCAACTCCAATGTTCATATCTACAACAAAGCGTATACCATTATCGAGAAATACTTTGGGGAGGAAGACGACGATGGCAACTTCGAAAACGGGTTGCAACCAGAAGCTTACGGAGACACGTTCGGCTTTGGTGTGCAGAACAACCAAAACTTCCAATTTTAA
- the ECM14 gene encoding putative metallocarboxypeptidase, protein MKFGVALVALAAASQLRLMHNSFERPHYMSIAPESHPIDLSQYKDDFVVRTPYTSETLDFLRHNNYRIWSQNGLKRTLDVQMNASSLAHYGSRFDTSKAEVIIPDLAQAIYETYPESKEDFKIENTDFHTMSEVFFKNYRDLEDIHQWLHLLEETYPDMIKLEKIGDTYEGRPFRLVHLSVQDKDVDHGEKKTVVITGGVHAREWISVSTVLYSIYAMVRHWEENPHDSKTLAKLDFLFIPVLNPDGYVYSWETERLWRKNRQPVVGGDDGSCRGVDIDHSFDYHWTPSSDSACGEEYAGETPFEAYESRLWDEYLNKTNEAHKIYGYIDLHSYDQEILYPYVYSCEHSPRDEENLIELAYGISKSIRWTSGKYYAVSPACLDKDSDLLPDLGSGTALDYMYHHRAYWAYQIKLRDSGSHGFLLPPKYIEAVGEEIAAGFKYFCKFILTSGEAFA, encoded by the coding sequence ATGAAATTTGGCGTTGCCCTTGTTGCTCTTGCAGCAGCGTCCCAGCTTCGATTAATGCACAATTCCTTCGAAAGACCGCATTATATGCTGATTGCGCCAGAGCTGCATCCCATTGACTTAAGCCAGTACAAGGACGACTTTGTAGTGAGAACGCCCTATACTTCTGAGACGTTGGACTTTCTCAGACACAACAACTACCGGATATGGTCTCAAAATGGGCTCAAGCGCACTTTGGATGTTCAGATGAACGCTTCTCTGCTTGCTCACTACGGCTCCCGGTTCGATACTTCCAAAGCCGAGGTCATCATTCCAGACTTGGCGCAGGCAATTTATGAAACGTATCCGGAATCGAAGGAGGACTTCAAAATTGAGAATACAGATTTTCATACCATGTCCGaggttttcttcaaaaattacAGGGACCTCGAGGATATACACCAGTGGTTGCACTTGCTTGAGGAGACATACCCTGACATGATTaaattggagaagatcgGCGACACTTACGAGGGCCGTCCTTTCCGTTTGGTCCACCTTTCCGTCCAGGACAAGGATGTAGATCAtggcgagaagaagacagtGGTGATCACCGGTGGTGTCCATGCAAGAGAGTGGATCTCAGTGTCCACTGTGCTTTACAGTATCTACGCCATGGTGCGTCATTGGGAAGAGAACCCACACGACTCTAAGACTTTGGCTAAACTCgactttctttttattcCTGTGCTCAATCCGGACGGCTACGTATATTCCTGGGAGACTGAAAGGTTATGGAGGAAAAATCGCCAGCCAGTTGTGGGAGGCGATGACGGTAGTTGTAGAGGTGTCGATATTGACCACTCTTTTGATTACCACTGGACACCTTCGTCGGATTCGGCGTGTGGAGAAGAGTATGCTGGTGAGACACCTTTCGAGGCGTACGAACTGCGTCTTTGGGACGAGTAtctcaacaaaaccaaTGAGGCACATAAGATTTACGGCTACATTGACTTGCACTCTTATGACCAGGAAATCTTGTACCCGTATGTGTATCTGTGCGAACATCTGCCAAGAGACGAGGAGAACCTAATTGAGCTTGCGTATGGCAtatcaaaatcaattcGCTGGACTTCAGGCAAATACTATGCTGTATCACCTGCTTGTCTTGACAAAGATTCTGATCTTCTTCCGGATCTAGGCTCGGGAACTGCCCTAGACTACATGTACCATCACAGGGCATACTGGGCGTATCAGATCAAGCTTCGCGACAGTGGCTCTCACGGGTTTTTGCTTCCGCCCAAGTATATCGAGGCGGTTGGTGAAGAGATTGCTGCGGGCTTCAAATACTTCTGCAAGTTTATCCTTACTAGTGGGGAAGCCTTTGCTTAA
- a CDS encoding aldo/keto reductase, whose amino-acid sequence MSPTANYSEACPRANYDYYELNDGNKIPAIGLGTYKVTDADEARESVKIALKNGYRHIDTASRYKNEEQVGEGIKESGVPRDEIFVTTKLWNADHHDPEGALNESLRKLGLDYVDLYLIHYPINLEEKVLAQPHHYDYLETYKKMQKLVHDGKARSIGVSNFTKERVQKLLEDEEITIKPVVNQIEAHPLLTQPELKDYLDEQNILVEAFSPLGSATSPLLENPVVKAVAERNGATTGQVLVSWAIQRNTVVLPKSVKEQRIISNKKTFTLGAADFEALNNLSNKYGEHRTCNFPWGVFE is encoded by the coding sequence ATGTCACCAACTGCCAACTACTCTGAAGCCTGCCCCAGAGCCAACTACGACTACTACGAGCTCAACGACGGGAACAAGATTCCTGCAATCGGCTTGGGCACATACAAAGTCACCGACGCTGACGAGGCTAGAGAATCAGTGAAGATTGCCTTGAAAAACGGCTACAGACACATCGATACCGCATCAAGGTATAAGAACGAGGAACAGGTGGGTGAAGGCATTAAGGAGTCAGGCGTGCCCAGAGACGAGATCTTTGTCACCACTAAATTGTGGAACGCCGATCACCACGACCCTGAAGGTGCGTTGAACGAGTCTTTGCGGAAATTAGGCTTGGACTACGTCGACTTGTACTTGATCCATTACCCTATCAACCTCGAGGAGAAGGTGCTTGCGCAGCCCCATCACTACGACTACCTCGAGACGTATAAGAAGATGCAGAAACTTGTCCACGATGGCAAGGCTCGTTCCATTGGAGTGTCCAACTTCACGAAAGAGCGTGTCCAAAAATTGTTGGAGGACGAAGAGATCACCATTAAACCTGTGGTGAACCAGATTGAGGCACATCCTTTGCTAACCCAGCCTGAGTTGAAGGACTACTTGGACGAGCAGAACATCTTGGTTGAAGCCTTCTCACCATTGGGCTCTGCAACGTCCCCCTTGTTGGAAAACCCGGTCGTCAAGGCTGTAGCTGAACGCAACGGTGCCACTACTGGCCAGGTGCTTGTGTCGTGGGCGATTCAGAGAAACACTGTGGTTTTGCCCAAGTCAGTGAAGGAACAGAGAATTATttccaacaagaagaccttCACTCTTGGTGCTGCCGATTTCGAGgccttgaacaacttgagcaacaaGTATGGCGAGCACAGAACTTGCAACTTTCCTTGGGGCGTGTTTGAGTAA
- the YPT53 gene encoding Rab family GTPase, whose protein sequence is MSPSFKVVLLGDSSVGKTSLLNRLITDKFDPNSPNTIGAAFISKEYTSNDRTVRLDIWDTAGQERYKSLTPIYYRNAKEALVCFDLSCPEASFERARYWVDQIKTSGPPDIKVRVVGNKKDLVDESEVNLSMVHEFCEENEVSLYLTSAKMGEGVKEIFDDMVGSIDREFFETSSEQSESLPQPISLLSRGTKNTTCC, encoded by the coding sequence ATGTCGCCTCTGTTCAAAGTCGTGCTCCTTGGGGACTCCTCCGTGGGAAAAACCTCTCTTCTCAACAGACTTATCACAGACAAGTTCGACCCAAATCTGCCCAACACAATTGGAGCCGCTTTTATATCTAAAGAGTACACTTCGAATGACAGGACAGTGAGGCTTGACATCTGGGACACCGCTGGTCAAGAACGATACAAGTCACTAACGCCTATTTACTATAGAAATGCCAAAGAGGCACTTGTTTGCTTCGATCTTTCCTGTCCAGAAGCCTCATTTGAGAGAGCAAGATACTGGGTAGATCAGATAAAGACACTGGGACCTCCCGATATAAAAGTAAGAGTTGTGGGTAACAAAAAAGATCTTGTGGATGAATCCGAAGTGAATCTCTCAATGGTTCACGAATTCTGTGAGGAGAATGAGGTCTCTCTTTACCTCACAAGTGCCAAGATGGGCGAGGGGGTAAAGGAGATTTTTGACGATATGGTTGGACTGATAGATAGAGAGTTCTTTGAGACATCAAGTGAGCAGTCTGAGTCGCTACCGCAGCCGATCTCTTTACTCAGTAGGGGTACCAAAAACACTACGTGCTGTTAA